The following DNA comes from Salvia splendens isolate huo1 chromosome 17, SspV2, whole genome shotgun sequence.
TGACACTATTTCATTAATTTCGCACCTATTCGTTGCATGtcaaaaattttcaatcatTTTATTCAACCACCACGCTTCAGTCactttgaaataaaaataaaaatgaattaatatataaaaaattcttgaaaaaaCTTATTTGAAGTTCAATTTATAACGGATATTTCCTCTTGTTGCAAACTACCGCCACACTCAATTTTGAATTCCATTTCAAAATCTGACCCTCACTTTATCTTTGTCCATACGCTCTTCTCAATCcggatctcttcttcttcagctCCCAATTTCCtgctctagagagagagagctccGTTAACCCCCCCTTCCCCCCTGCGTATGGCTTCCAAGAACCAGAACAAGCCTCCTCCCGCTCTTTCACATGTGAGTGCCGTTTCACTATCAATTATTCTTGATTTTAGGTCACTTTGGATTCGTTTATTGCCTCAATGTTCCTATTTCTTTAGATGCGTGTACATGATTAAGCTAATTCGGGGTGGTGGTTCTGTATTTGTGCGGTGTTTgtgcaaaattagggtttaaaaTTATGCCTTTAAGAAATCcctcatgttttttttttaattgtgcaGTGAAGACTGCCGGTATGTCTGATTGGATAATCTCTGGGGATAGTTTTGATTGaattacttttcattttcgATGAGGGAGCTAAGACACAGTTGTTTCCCTCGGTAGTTTCGAGGGTGTGTGGTTTAAATTTCTGATTTTGAATTGGGGTTGCTATTGGTTTATGCAGAGTAAGCCCAGTGGCGATGAGGCTACGGTGGATAAGAGGCGGCGGATTGGAGGCACTAAAGTGACCTCTGGCACTGTGGGAAGGCCACAAGCTCGGCAAGCATTTTCGGTGGTGAATGGGGGACAGGATCCACCTCCTAACAGTAAGCTGTCGAGCAGCTCGGGTGCAGACTGTGGAGTTATTGAGTTCACCAAGGAGGACGTAGAGGCCTTGCTCAGCGAGAAACCAGCaagtaaaaataaattcaaCTACAACTTCAAGGTATTTTGAGTGGGATTtgtcttttaaatttttaattgatcAGTTGGGTCACAGTTGGGTATGAGGTTGAATCTGTTGATTATATGTTGATTCGGGGCACTTCTGTTTTTTTCAGGAAAAGAAAGAACAAATGGAGGACTGCATAAAGAGGCTTAAGCAGTGTGTTAGGTGGTTCCGACATCTGGAAGGGAATTATGTAACCGAGCAGGAGAAGCTCAAGAATTTGTTGGAAGTTTCAGAAAAGAAATGCAGTGATGTGGGTAAGGATTAACTTTTTTCAGGTTTTTTGAACTTTCGATTATAGGGCTTATGCTGAAATTGTTTTTGCTAACATgaattttcttttaacttttgcGAACACTGTCAGAACGGCTGATGAAAGAGAAGGATAATGAATTGAATTCGATTATCATGGAGTTGCGGCAAAACCTAGACACACTGCAAGAAAATCATACTAAAGTGCAGCTAGAGAAATCGGTATGAAACTGCCATGACACATTAAACACAGTTTTGGGTAGCTAATGTTCCAGCCACTGCAAAGAACTAACTGTTAAAATACAGGAAGCATTGGATTCTTTAGAACAAGAAAGAGAGGCCAAACTTGCTGCTGAGAAAGTGCAAGCTTCCCTTCTAGAAGAGCTTAAGCGAACTCAAGAAGACAATGCTAGTAACATCCAGAAGGTATTTAGATGATACATAGGAGCATATTGGTAAGGATTGTTTATAAATTGTCCATCTAATGTGTTCTTCTGGGTGTTTAATGTCTCGTGCAGATACAATCACAAAATGATATGTACAAGAGGTTACAAGAGTACAACACAAGCTTACAACAATATAATAGTAGACTGCAGTCTGAACTTCATGAAACTAATGAGACACTAAAACATGTTGAGAAAGAGAAGGCGGCAGTTGTGGAAAACCTTAGTACACTGAGAGGCCATCATAGTTCTCTGCAAGAGCAACTTGCAACCTCAAGGGTGCGTTTTTTGTTTCAGTTTGTGACCTTTTACACTGAATTCAAACTGAAAGAACATAAGCTATCTTAAATATGCTATGTGAATGCGATTGGTTTATTTACTAGATCTTTGTGTTTCTTGAATATGCTAAAGGAAATGCTAGATGCTATTTGCTATGCTGATACATTTTCatcatataattatttatgCTTGTATATGCTTGATCTTAAAAGGATTCGCAAAATGAAGCTATAAAACAAAAGGAGGCACTGGCTAGTGAAGTTACCAGCTTGAAAGGTGATTTGCTAAAAATAAGAGATGATCGTGATCGACAGCTGTTTCAAGTTCATGCTCTATCAGCTGAAGTAGTGAAGTACAGAGAATCCACTGGAAAGTTTGTTGCTGAGTTAGAGAGCGTCAGTGGCAAAATGGACGAGCTGGAGGTTTGTTTTTTTGTCGCTTGATATAAAATTGACGATTGGGAAGCATTGGAAGCATCTTCTGATAGCCATTCTTTTCCTTTGTCAGTCAACGTGTTGTAGTCAAACAGTGCAAATTAGACAACTGCAGGAGCAGCTGGCGTATGCAGAAAAGAAGCTAAAGGTTCTTCGTTGTTGATTTGGAATGTCTTTggcatatatatattttataattaaattaagaaaatggaGTTTTTTATTATTCTGGATTCACAACCGTGCTTTGTATATTGTGCCAGCTATCAGACATGTCAGCAACGGAGACAAGATCTGAATTCGAGgaacaaaatatatttattcatgAGTTACAAGACCGATTGGCTGATGCAGAGTTCAAAATCGCAGAAGGAGAAAAGCTTCGCAAAAAACTGCACAACACTATCTTGGTAGTATCAGTACCTACACTTTATCATTTTtcagtatttaaaaaaaaaatatttttgtctatcttaatttttgtagtAGATTTTTCTATGTAATTTGTTCCTGAGATCAATTTGTCAATGCAGGAGTTGAAAGGGAACATCCGCGTCTTTTGTAGAGTGAGGCCCTTTTTGTCTGATGATGGAGTTGGAGCTGACACAAAAGTTATCTCTTTCCCAACAGCTACAGAAACAATGGGTCGAGGCATTGATGTAACTCAAAATGGTGAGCTTACTTGTTTAGTTTGAAGATTGACATTTTCGGTGGATTTATATTCTCTTGTTCCATTTCTCATCCATTTTTAATTCTTCTTGTCAGGGCAAAAGCTTTCTTTCACTTTTGACAAAGCATTCGTGCCTGATACGTCCCAACAAGAAGTTTTTGTGGAGATATCACAGCTTGTACAAAGTGCACTCGATGGCTATAAGGTGAGTCTATTATGCGCAATGTTCTTTGAGATAATGAATAGTTCATATTTGTAGACTTTTAATTTGCTGATAACTCAAACTGTTACTAAAAGCATGAGTGCATAATCAGGTTTGTATCTTTGCCTATGGGCAAACCGGTTCTGGCAAGACGTATACCATGATGGGCAAGCCAGAATCACCTGATCAAAGAGGTTTGATTCCGAGAACATTGGAACAGGTATTTGAGACGCGACAAATTCTGCAGGCCCAAGGATGGAAATATGAAATGCAGGTGACTGTTGCATCATCTCTTGTttacttcaaacatttttctctTCGTTGGCTTCAACTTATCACTATAATCAACTTTTCAGGTTTCAATGCTTGAAATATATAATGAAACAATCCGTGATCTGTTAGCCCCAAACAAATCAATCTCTGATGCATCTCGGCCAGAAAATGGGAAGCAATACACTATCAAACATGATGCAAATGGAAACACTCACGTTTCTGATCTTACAATCATGGATGTTCGTAGTAGCAAGGAGGTTTCGTACCTCTTAGATCGGGCAGCGCAGAGTAGGTAATAATATTCATGCTACCTTTATCCTTTTCTTTCAAGCATGAGCAGTTTTCAGTATCAAATTTATTTACATTTTCGTTATACTTGAATTTTAGGTCCGTAGGAAAGACACAAATGAATGAACAATCTTCAAGGAGCCATTTTGTCTTCACCTTGCGAATCATGGGTTTTAATGAGGTATTGCTCTTCAAATATCTTGTGACGATTCCAAACTTAGCATTCATACAACTGAACACGTATGGATATCTCTTTCTACTTGTGTTACTAGAGTACCGACCAACAAGTACAAGGTGTTCTGAATCTGATCGACCTTGCTGGTAGTGAGAGGTTATCCAAGAGTGGCGCTACTGGAGATCGGTTGAAAGAAACCCAGGTATCAGAATGACAACCATCTTTGTTTTTCTCAAAGCAAATCTAGCATTTCGACTCTGTTACAATCTGTTATCACCACCCTTACTCAGGCCATTAATAAAAGCTTATCGTCTCTAAGCGATGTTATATTTGCCTTGGCCAAGAAGGAGGAGCATGTGCCTTATAGGAACTCCAAGTTAACCTATCTTCTCCAGGTGATTGTTCAACCAAACACTGTTTCTCTGTCATATGTGTTATGAAAGCATTCATTCCACCTTTTATTAGACATAGGGCTAAAGAGAGAGCCAAAAAAGGATCTTTCGTGTCTATTCCTGCATTATCTTGAATATTATCAGTTTCAGTATGTAGACCAAATAAAACAATGCAAGCAAAAACTCCTAGATTCATACGGGGTGAATATGAAACTCTTCCGTTGTCATTTAGATTATTGAAGATTTAATTGGTTTCACTGTCATTAGATACAAACTGTTTTAGGCCCAACAGTATAAACCATTGAGCTTATATCTGCTTTGGCAACACAAATGAATCTCTAAATACGCCCTCTGGTTTTTTCTTGTCTGCTGCAGCCTTGTTTAGGTGGAGACTCAAAGACGTTGATGTTTGTGAACGTGTCGCCGGATCCTTCATCAGTAGGTGAATCAATTTGTTCACTGAGGTTTGCTGCAAGGGTCAATGCTTGTGAAATAGGCGTGCCGAGGCGCCAAACAAGCCTCAAGTCTTATTCGGATTCTCGTCTGAGCATTGGCTGATCTGATATTCACAAACTGTGTTTATTTTTTACAAGTACTAACCTAAAGAATCTTGTGTGATTTTGTGTTGTATAAGGTGTCATTACATTCTCATTGATAATATATGATCAAATCTTACCACAAATTCAGTTTCTCTCTCATATTATACATGATTTAGGCCGTTTGAATCATGACCTCTTAGAGTAGTGTGGTTGCTTCATAACAAACATTCTGCTTTCTTACTGCTTCTAGAAGCTGTCCAGAACAATAACAACAATTATGCTTCCTTATATTGAGCCTATGTACAAACTTTTTCCATAATCACAAGCTTTTAATTATGCTTCCTTAtataagtagtactccctccgtcccggactactcgcacaattctttttcggcacggagattaaggaatgagtgtatagcaaagtcaacaattgcggctgtaggtgataatttttactaaaaatggaaagagtgcacataacttgggacgcctagaaaggaaataagtgcaagtagtccgagacggagggagtattaaacttCCTTTACCAAAAGGGTTATCTCTCTGTCTTTatgtagttgagtcgtattcctttttggattgtctcaTTAGTCGAGTCATTTCTTTTGATTGAAAAAGCAAACatatttcttctctcttactttattttttattttttaattttctcttcatctctctatttttttttcttcctactttattctcctttcACTCAATTCAATtgtaacacaatttcttaaatcatgtATCAAAAAGAAACTCCTCTATTGAGGACAGATAgaacatttttttaatacatGTGTCTTTTCCTCCATATCATATTATTGACATGTACTAAGGGTAAATTACTATAAAGATCATaacattttatcaaattttaatttatgttgcAACTTTGAAAACAAAAAGATCATTAAGTTTAGACTTATTAAAAAAGTCAAAGaacaaaataatcaaattaagaAAAAGCAAATTGttaaccaaaatagaaaatgaatatcACAAACCACATTCCACAAATCTTGAACTACAAATCATCCAAAAAAAATCCATCACTAATTAACACTAATTCAAATGAAAAatcaacacaacaaaacaacatACAAACCAAAAACAACCACGGGCACCACCGCCACCCAGCCCCGCCGCTGACTTAAGCTTCACACCCTTCTTGCCTACCTTCCCACCGGTGGCGTCGACTTGAACATCTCCGGCAACCTCCAGCCTATGCCTCTTAGTATACCAAAACATAATCTTGAACTTGACCCTCGTCGCCACCCTCACCCGAAACCCCACCCCCTCCCCGCCCGCGACCGCGTCCCGGGCCTCGGCCCACGGCACCCCCGCCGCGCCCACCAGGGCGCGGCGGCGCGTGCTCTTCTTGTGGCCCTGGTGGAACCCCGGCCACGCGTAGTCGCCGACGGCGATCAAACCATCAtcggaggaggaagaagaagagttgcggcggcggcggtagAATGATAGGGTTAAAGTGGTGTTGGCGTAGTGGACGCCCTTGTCCTTCATGCTGTTGGCGAGCTTGACGTCGAGGAACACGGTGCGGTTGCCCCGGGCGGCGGCGTCGGAGGCGTTGAGGGCGGCGGCGTAGAAGCTCTCGACGGAGAGGGTCGGGTTGGAGGTGCGGAGGCTGAGCCACATGAAGAGGGCGGTGAGGCCGGAGGTGATTATGAAGCTGCAGCAGCAGCGGCAGCACCCGCCGCCGGCGCCGGAATCTGTCATCCTTTCGCCggagatatttttttttggtatgatTGATGATTGGGTAAGTTTTGGATTTTTTTGAGTCTTGGTCTTTGGTATAAATATAAAGTGGAATAGTGGGGAAAGCCAATTGGGAGTACATGGATTTCCATCTCTTTCTAAGCAATTTCTTGAAAAAGCCAATTTGGCTTTAGCGTGAGAGAAGCATTCGAATGATGGTACGAATAAATCGGACTATTCGAGTTGGCCTTTTTAATGCAAAATGGAATAACACTCTCAATCTGTATAACTTTCTTTGAGTtttaaaataaacataaaaaaatgaatttaaaaagttaaatggaatatgagtttcaatttttttaaaataaaatgtacgTAAAATAAGTTAGTATAATGTGaaacataaatgaaaatgaatttttaataaagacATACTAAATGGACCTAGAAGTACTCGAAATGCTACCAAGATATTAATATCTTTTGTTTTGTATTCATGAGTATAACAAATTAATTTGTGCTTTTTCTTGCATTCATTCAAAGGCTAGGGTTAGGTTAGTGCACAAATGGAGACTTAGGGAGATAGAGATAATACATTTttggtggcgttcggttgccatgactaatatcatgagactatccatctaggattaaatggtgagattattttagttggagggggaggctatgactaattaacatgagactatccatctaagattaaTTTGAAgagttcaatcttatgaaccaaacatgatatatatttaatcatgagatttaatcttgacaaccgaacaccccatggagtatttttttttgaatgactCATTTTTTGAATATACAACTTTGGTGGTTTTATAAAAATATCCCTAACAAAATGgaatataaatcaattttttttacagaGTAAAAATTGGGAACACAAAATATGGTTATTAAAAACTATTTTAACATTGTTAGTACTACAACTAActatcataatttatttattaataaataaattctgCTATCAATATACCAAAAATCTAAAACCCTACACTACCTCTCCAGGAAGCCTCCGCCAAAAAACAGCTTGCTCTCTACCGGAAGCCTCCGCCACCGGTGTCAAAatcctccctccgtcctaacCGCAGCCTAAAACTCagatttctctctcttttctcgGCGGCACGGCAACTCCTGCGACTGTTGTCAAGCTCTCAAACCACTAAAAAAATGAGGTCGAAGAGGAATCTCAACGGCTCAGACGAGAAAGACTTGCAGAAACGGAAGGAGAGTAATTTGGTTGAAATTGAGAAGAGGATTGAAGAAGCGGAAACGAGTTCTGATGATTCACCTTTTGTTTCGGACTTCGAAGATAGTGAAAATGACGATGATGAAGTACGTTTCTAGTCATGCTCACACCTAGTTCTGCTTTCATCAATTagttttcgtgttttcattATGATTGGGATTTAAATGGCTTTCAAACTTTTGTCATAACTTTCATTTTGCTCATAAAATTGACGCACCTGCTCACTAAATGGACTCTTAGGTTTTATGGAACCAAATGTCTATTGTTGAGCTATAGGAACTTCGGCGTTTCATATGTGTTGGATTGTGTTTGCTTTAGTAATTAGTATGCATAAATAGAATATCCAGTATTCCAGTTCATTGATGTAATCTTGCATTTGTAAATTTTGTAGACTCTGATGGGGGGTGAAGGCTCAAGTGATGAATCTGGATCCCAAGAAAGTGATCTCTCTGTCTCAGAGGATGAGGTACACAGTTTTTGGCAAATAGGAGTATTTGATACTTTGGGTCTTATCTATTTCTTAAGTTGTTGGAGCTGGTTTTTATTGTGAAGATATGTTTAGATCTCTGCTTGTCCACAACGTTTTTCAACAACGATGTCTAGATATTGTTGGAGACATGGTTTTTTGTTAAGTTGCATGTATACTGTATAGTTAAATTTGCAGCATCAATATGAGGAAAATCAGGCTATCCATTAAGTTCCTGCTTTGTGTACTTATATAAATATGAGTTTTGCTGTTACAGGATACTTTTCAATCCAGGTATGATGATGAGGACGATGATAATGCAGTCTCTCCCCACGGTGACAAAGCTGATGAACATGATAATGATGGGGTTGAAGACAACACTGGCGGGAGTGATGATTCACGTGAAATAGTTGAGGAGAGTGACTCGTCTGAAGATGAGGTATATTCACGACTTCACGTACCAGTTTTATTTTGATATCACAAACATCCCTTCTATCTTCTGAATTCCTTACATCCCCAAGTACCCAAAGGGGAAAAGAATAAGTAATTTGTCtataagaaaaggaaaagaaactCCAATTCTTTATAGGTGTAAGACCATAAGTTTATGCTGACCTATTTTACAAAGTCCTTGCCAATCAAAATTGGTCtttgttcctttttttttgcaatttagCATGCTTGAATATTTAATCAGCCTAACTTAGTTTGTTAGGTGACTGATGAAAAAACTGTCTGAGAAACTGAGAGTCATACAAACTGTTTGAAATGTGTTGCTTATGAGTTTACTTCTTCAAATCAGGTTGCACCTCGCAATACTATTGGAGATGTTCCTTTGAAATGGTACAAGGATGAAGAACATATTGGATATGATCTATCTGGAAAgaagatcaagaaaaaagagaaaaagagcaAGCTCGATTCTTTTCTTGCAAGGACTGATGATGCAAAGAGTTGGTGAGTCCATATCTGAAACCAGTGTTCTGTTATAAAGTGCAGAGTGCCTATAGTCTATTCCTACATTGTGTTTCTATGCATATGTACTCCTAGCAAGATGCATTGTGGTGATTAGTTTGTGTTTTGCATGGCATTCAGGCGTAAGATAATTGATGAGTACAATGACGAGGAAGTGGAGTTGACAAAAGAAGAGATCAATCTCATCCGGAGAATGATGGATTCAAAGGCACCTCATGCTGATTTTGATCCATATCCTGTGCGTAATATTCTCATTTTGATGATCAAATTTATTGGTTTTGTACTTAGGCATTTGCTACTCTCACTTCAATTGATTATGTATGTTTTGTTGATTGTGGAATCTGATTATTCTTTGTCTTGCTCTGCAGTCTTATATTGACTGGTTCACTTGGGATGGTGCCAAGCATCCACTATCAAATGCACCAGAACCAAAGAGACGTTTCATTCCTTCTAAGTGGGATGCTAAAAAGGTATGTGGTTTCATGCTTGTTAGTTCTACTACTCCATATCTACTTTCTGATCTTGTGGTGATTTGTTGCTTTCCATATTATCATCCTGTCATGCTTTGAGCAAACAGATGCAGTTACGAGCTGCACTTCCAAAACTTTTTGATTTTGTGTGTAaccttttttaatattataggTTGTCAAGTATGTCCGGGCCATCAGGAATGGGCAGATTAAGCTTGATGACAAACCAAAGGAAGAGCccaaattttatgatttgtGGGGTGAAGCCAGTTCTGCTGATAGACAGGGATTGGCATATATTCCTGCTCCAAAACCTAAGCTGCCGGGTTTGTTGGCTATCTGAATTTTGAAATGAGTGGATATTCTTAATTAACTAGTATTTCTTCAAGTTTTCACGATCTCAAGATGGATTGTGTTATATATTTTCAGGTCACGAGGAGTCTTATAATCCCTCTTTAGAATACATCCCGACACAAGAAGAAATTAATGCTTACCAGCTCATGTTTGAGGAGGACAGGCCTAAGTTTATACCAAAACAGTAATTTTTCCGTTCTATGTTCCAGTAGATGATCTTTACTTCTGTCAGAAGCGTTGTGCCAGGAGTTCTAATTATATTGTTTCGATGTGAAATTTAGATATACTTCCTTGAGAAGTGTTCCTGCATATGAGAAAGCTGTCCAAGAGACGTTCGATCGATGTTTGGATCTCTATCTATGTCCAAGAGTTCATAAGAAACGTGTACGTATTACTTACATACTTAGATGAATTCTGAATTTAGTTTGGAAAATAATATTTGATGGTAAATGTGAGATTAATCACATATTATTTCCTGCTCAAATTTCCAGATTAATATTGATCctgaatctttgaaaccaaagcTGCCAAGCCCTAGAAATCTTAAACCGTATCCAACAACTTGTTATCTCGAGTACAGAGGTCATAAGGGCCCAGTGGTGACTATTTCTGCAGAGGCCACAGGACAGTGGCTTGCTTCTGGTTCGATCTCTAATGAGCTTCAAGTCTAAAATATAAGTATTTAGAACTGGTATCTAAACGAACTTTTTCGTTGATTAAGGTTCAAAAGATGGGACTGTCCGCATTTGGGAAGTTGAAACTGGCAGGTGTCTCCAGATCTGGGATAT
Coding sequences within:
- the LOC121775083 gene encoding kinesin-like protein KIN-14N is translated as MASKNQNKPPPALSHSKPSGDEATVDKRRRIGGTKVTSGTVGRPQARQAFSVVNGGQDPPPNSKLSSSSGADCGVIEFTKEDVEALLSEKPASKNKFNYNFKEKKEQMEDCIKRLKQCVRWFRHLEGNYVTEQEKLKNLLEVSEKKCSDVERLMKEKDNELNSIIMELRQNLDTLQENHTKVQLEKSEALDSLEQEREAKLAAEKVQASLLEELKRTQEDNASNIQKIQSQNDMYKRLQEYNTSLQQYNSRLQSELHETNETLKHVEKEKAAVVENLSTLRGHHSSLQEQLATSRDSQNEAIKQKEALASEVTSLKGDLLKIRDDRDRQLFQVHALSAEVVKYRESTGKFVAELESVSGKMDELESTCCSQTVQIRQLQEQLAYAEKKLKLSDMSATETRSEFEEQNIFIHELQDRLADAEFKIAEGEKLRKKLHNTILELKGNIRVFCRVRPFLSDDGVGADTKVISFPTATETMGRGIDVTQNGQKLSFTFDKAFVPDTSQQEVFVEISQLVQSALDGYKVCIFAYGQTGSGKTYTMMGKPESPDQRGLIPRTLEQVFETRQILQAQGWKYEMQVSMLEIYNETIRDLLAPNKSISDASRPENGKQYTIKHDANGNTHVSDLTIMDVRSSKEVSYLLDRAAQSRSVGKTQMNEQSSRSHFVFTLRIMGFNESTDQQVQGVLNLIDLAGSERLSKSGATGDRLKETQAINKSLSSLSDVIFALAKKEEHVPYRNSKLTYLLQPCLGGDSKTLMFVNVSPDPSSVGESICSLRFAARVNACEIGVPRRQTSLKSYSDSRLSIG
- the LOC121775372 gene encoding protein NDR1-like — encoded protein: MWLSLRTSNPTLSVESFYAAALNASDAAARGNRTVFLDVKLANSMKDKGVHYANTTLTLSFYRRRRNSSSSSSDDGLIAVGDYAWPGFHQGHKKSTRRRALVGAAGVPWAEARDAVAGGEGVGFRVRVATRVKFKIMFWYTKRHRLEVAGDVQVDATGGKVGKKGVKLKSAAGLGGGGARGCFCSRFVECGL
- the LOC121775330 gene encoding ribosome biogenesis protein BOP1 homolog encodes the protein MKRAVRPEVIMKLQQQRQHPPPAPESVILSPEIFFFGMIDDWEASAKKQLALYRKPPPPVSKSSLRPNRSLKLRFLSLFSAARQLLRLLSSSQTTKKMRSKRNLNGSDEKDLQKRKESNLVEIEKRIEEAETSSDDSPFVSDFEDSENDDDETLMGGEGSSDESGSQESDLSVSEDEDTFQSRYDDEDDDNAVSPHGDKADEHDNDGVEDNTGGSDDSREIVEESDSSEDEVAPRNTIGDVPLKWYKDEEHIGYDLSGKKIKKKEKKSKLDSFLARTDDAKSWRKIIDEYNDEEVELTKEEINLIRRMMDSKAPHADFDPYPSYIDWFTWDGAKHPLSNAPEPKRRFIPSKWDAKKVVKYVRAIRNGQIKLDDKPKEEPKFYDLWGEASSADRQGLAYIPAPKPKLPGHEESYNPSLEYIPTQEEINAYQLMFEEDRPKFIPKQYTSLRSVPAYEKAVQETFDRCLDLYLCPRVHKKRINIDPESLKPKLPSPRNLKPYPTTCYLEYRGHKGPVVTISAEATGQWLASGSKDGTVRIWEVETGRCLQIWDIGEPINEVEWNPELPILAVAAGQDVFILKTSCGSDEHQKKIEDLLHVQPQVEADDSNTNESIVNWLQDDTHGGIRLKHFKTVTKVEWHRKGDYLSTLMPSGESRSVLVHQLSKKLTQRIPFKTKGIHVASAFHPTRSMFFAATKKDVRVYDLLKQKLVKKLEPGVREISSLAIHPGGDNAIVGSKDGKLCWFDMDLSSKPYKVLRCHGKDITSVAYHRSYPLFVSSSDDCTAYVFHGMVYSDLNQNPLIVPLEILRGHSSFDGRGVMDCKFHPRQPWLFTAGADSLIKLYCH